In Oikeobacillus pervagus, the genomic stretch CAGAAATATTCAGAGCAGGGATTCAATCTATTGATAGAGGGCAAATGGAAGCAGCTCGTTCACTTGGAATGAATCATGTCCAAGCTATGAGGCATATCATTTTACCCCAGGCTTTTAAACGAATGATTCCTCCACTTGGAAATGAATTTATCGTTCTATTGAAAGATTCTTCACTTGCATCCATTATCGCGGCGCCAGAATTAATGTATTGGGGGCAAGCGGCACAGGGTGAATATTACCGTGTTTGGGAGCCTTATATTTGTGTGGCCATTATCTATTTAGTGCTGACCCTTTCATTAACCTATTTATTGAATTATATCGAAAGAAAGTTGGAAAAATCATGATAACAGTTCAAGGACTTAAAAAGAAATATGGAGACGTAGAAGTATTAAAAGATATTTCTATTGAAATTAAGCCTCAAGAAGTAGTGGTGATTATTGGTCCATCTGGGTCTGGAAAATCAACATTTTTACGTTGTTTAAACATGTTGGAGTCGATAACAGATGGTCATGTAATGATTGAAAACGAGGATCTTACAAATAAAAAAACCAATATAAATAAAATCAGAACAGAAGTAGGAATGGTTTTCCAACATTTTAATTTATTTCCTCATAAAACCGTTTTAGAAAATATTACTTTATCCCCAATAAAAGTGAGAAAATGGGGGAAAGAAAAAGCCGAATCCAAAGCAATCGAGCTTCTAAAAAAGGTTGGACTTGAGGATAAAGCCAATGTTTATCCTGATTCGTTGTCTGGGGGACAAAAGCAACGTGTGGCGATTGCAAGGGCTCTTGCGATGGAACCAAAAGTGATGTTGTTTGATGAATCTACATCCGCATTAGATCCTGAAATGGTTGGAGATGTTTTAGAAGTAATGAAACAGCTAGCAAAAGATGGAATGACGATGGTTGTCGTGACACATGAAATGGGTTTTGCACGTGAAGTGGGAGATCGTGTCGTATTTATGGATGGTGGCTACATCATTGAAGAAAACTCTCCACAGGAACTTTTTTCAAACCCTCAAAATGAACGTACAAAATCATTTTTAAGTAAAGTCTTATGAAACAGTAGGAAATGGCTGTTTCTTTTTTTTTCGCCTTTTAAAGTGTAAATTGCTCTTGCCACAGTTGCATACTTGTATATGAATTAGTTATAAAAAATAAGAAATGAGAGAAAATATATTTTTAAAATAATATTGCAATTAAAAAAACGATATTGTAAAATTCAAATGCAGGACAGATTGATAACGCTTTCAATACAAGTGTCAGTCAATTTTGTTAATTCAGAAAATTATATCAAAATATTATATCCTAATATACAAAGATAGGATGAATGTAAGGGGAATGGAATATGGAAAATAAAGAACTACATCGGGGATTGGAAGAGCGTCATATTTCATTAATGTCACTTGGAGCATGCATAGGGGTTGGTTTATTTTTAGGATCTGCTTCCGCTATTGAATTAGCGGGACCTGCGATTTTAATCGCTTATCTTGTAGCGGGATTCGTGATGTTAATCATTATGAGAGGTCTCGGAGAAATGGCTGTAGAAAATCCTGTTGCAGGGTCCTTTAGCCGATATGCGCAAGATTATCTTGGACCGCTTGCTGGATTTATTACAGGTTGGAATTATTGGTTTTTATGGGTTGTTACATGTATGGCTGAAATTACAGCTGTTGGTGTATATATGAAGTTTTGGTTTCCGACCGTGGCTCCTTGGATTTGGGCATTAACCGCATTAGTCTTAATGACTTTAATTAATTTAATTGCCTCAAAAGCTTTCGGAGAATTTGAGTTTTGGTTTGCCTTAATTAAAATTGTCGCGATTATCGCCATGATTATCATAGGGTTAGGAATTATTTTATTTGGTATTGGAAACGGAGGAATAGCTACTGGGATAAGCAATTTATGGGAACATGGTGGCTTTGCTCCCAATGGAATCAAAGGAATTATGCTATCCATGCAAATGGTTATGTTTGCTTATTTAGGAATTGAGATGTTAGGGGTTACAGCTGGTGAAGCAAAAAACCCAGAGAAGTCGATTAGTCGTGCTGTAAATACCGTATTTTGGCGAGTTTTAATTTTCTATTTTGGGGCATTATTTGTCATTATGTCCATCTATCCATGGGATGAAATCGGGACACAAGGAAGCCCATTTGTTTTGACATTTGAAAACATTGGAATTAGACAAGCTGCTGGTATTATTAACTTTGTTGTGTTAACTGCGGCACTATCTAGTTGTAATAGTGGGATTTTCAGTAATGGTAGAATGTTATTCAATTTGGCAGAGCAGAATCAAGCTCCAAAGGCCTTTAGTAAAGTAAGTAAGAGTGGGGTACCAGCTATTGCGATTTTATCCACAGCGGTTGTGCTATTAATTGGGGTTGTTCTCAATTACATTGTACCTGAAAAAGCTTTCGTGTATGTGACAAGTGTTTCAACATTTGGAGCCATCTTAACTTGGATGATGATCTTGTTAGCACAAATCAAGTTTAGAAAAAAACTAAGTAAAAAAGAAGTAGCTCAATTAAAATTTAGAAATCCATATTATCCAATAGGCTCGTATTTTGCTATAGCTTTTTTATTGTTCGTTGTTGTGCTACTAGGCTTGTCACCTGACACAATGGTCGCCCTTATTGTGGGGCCGGTTTGGCTAATTGTCCTTATCATTGTCTACTATGCCTCGGGAATGCACAAAAGTTAAAACAATATAAAGGTAACAAAAAGATGGATATGAGGATCAACGATGTTGAATGGGGATTCACTTCATTGGGGAAAAGAGTTTTTCTTTTCCTCCTGAAGTGAAATCATGCCTATTTTCGACAAAAATTTAAAGAAGGTGTTGACAGAATGGGGGAAAAGAAGTACAATAAAAAAGTCGATTCGACAAGAATATACTTAATTCAACATGCGGGTGTAGTTTAGTGGTAAAACTACAGCCTTCCAAGCTGTTGTCGTGGGTTCGATTCCCATCACCCGCTCCATACATAGTGATCAACGCAGTATTTTGTTCAATAGAATAAAGTATTGCGTTTTTTATATTTTTAAGACAAAATGACAAATAGAATTTAATAATGCAAACTTGACTCATAAATAAATGATGATGGAAGATCCCAACTGTGCAGGCTGATTTCAGCTAATGATCTATAGTCACTTACAACAGGAAAAACATATGGATTCGATTTTGAAAGGTGATCGAAATGGATTATACACAATTAAAAAAAGACATTATCAAATATAGTCAAAAGATTGGAATTGATAAAATCGGTTTTGCATCAGCGGATCCCTTTATAGAACTAAAAAGTCGCTTAATCCGCCAACAGGAACTTCATTTTCAATCGGGCTTTGAAGAAAAGGATATTGAAAAGCGAGTAGATCCCTCGCTAATCTTTGATAAACCCCAATCTATTATTGCAATCGCCTTGGCCTATCCTTCAAAACTAAAGGAAGCCCCTAAAGGGAAGAAGGGGGAAAGAAGAGGAATCTTTTGTAAAGCCTCATGGGGAATAGATTATCATCAGATATTGAAAGATCGGCTAACTAAATTAGAAGATTATATTTCTTCTAAAGTTCCTCATGCCCGCTTTAAATCAATGGTGGATACAGGAGAATTAGTTGATCGGGCTGTTGCGGAAAGAGCGGGAATTGGTTGGAGTGGAAAAAACTGTTCAATTATTACCCCTGAATTTGGCTCCTATGTGTATTTAGGCGAAATGATTACGAATCTTCCATTTGAAGCGGATCAGCCGATTGAAAATCAATGTGGTACTTGTCGGAAATGCCTTGATGCTTGCCCAAC encodes the following:
- a CDS encoding amino acid ABC transporter permease, giving the protein MDFQFNIIQEYLPFFFKGALLTIGLSLIGVIMGLILGLLIGLGKMSKNKWVRFPFTVYINCIRGTPLLVQILIIHFGIMPLFMSPVNPIASAIVALSLNSSAYVSEIFRAGIQSIDRGQMEAARSLGMNHVQAMRHIILPQAFKRMIPPLGNEFIVLLKDSSLASIIAAPELMYWGQAAQGEYYRVWEPYICVAIIYLVLTLSLTYLLNYIERKLEKS
- a CDS encoding amino acid ABC transporter ATP-binding protein; the encoded protein is MITVQGLKKKYGDVEVLKDISIEIKPQEVVVIIGPSGSGKSTFLRCLNMLESITDGHVMIENEDLTNKKTNINKIRTEVGMVFQHFNLFPHKTVLENITLSPIKVRKWGKEKAESKAIELLKKVGLEDKANVYPDSLSGGQKQRVAIARALAMEPKVMLFDESTSALDPEMVGDVLEVMKQLAKDGMTMVVVTHEMGFAREVGDRVVFMDGGYIIEENSPQELFSNPQNERTKSFLSKVL
- a CDS encoding amino acid permease, which encodes MENKELHRGLEERHISLMSLGACIGVGLFLGSASAIELAGPAILIAYLVAGFVMLIIMRGLGEMAVENPVAGSFSRYAQDYLGPLAGFITGWNYWFLWVVTCMAEITAVGVYMKFWFPTVAPWIWALTALVLMTLINLIASKAFGEFEFWFALIKIVAIIAMIIIGLGIILFGIGNGGIATGISNLWEHGGFAPNGIKGIMLSMQMVMFAYLGIEMLGVTAGEAKNPEKSISRAVNTVFWRVLIFYFGALFVIMSIYPWDEIGTQGSPFVLTFENIGIRQAAGIINFVVLTAALSSCNSGIFSNGRMLFNLAEQNQAPKAFSKVSKSGVPAIAILSTAVVLLIGVVLNYIVPEKAFVYVTSVSTFGAILTWMMILLAQIKFRKKLSKKEVAQLKFRNPYYPIGSYFAIAFLLFVVVLLGLSPDTMVALIVGPVWLIVLIIVYYASGMHKS
- the queG gene encoding tRNA epoxyqueuosine(34) reductase QueG — translated: MDYTQLKKDIIKYSQKIGIDKIGFASADPFIELKSRLIRQQELHFQSGFEEKDIEKRVDPSLIFDKPQSIIAIALAYPSKLKEAPKGKKGERRGIFCKASWGIDYHQILKDRLTKLEDYISSKVPHARFKSMVDTGELVDRAVAERAGIGWSGKNCSIITPEFGSYVYLGEMITNLPFEADQPIENQCGTCRKCLDACPTGALVQGGQLNSNSCIAFLTQTKDFLADEFKEKLGNRLYGCDTCQTVCPKNKGIDFHFHEEMIASPELAKPLLEPLLTISNKEFKQKFGVVSGSWRGKKPIQRNAIIALAHFNEESSLPILIQVMKEDVRPVIRGTAAWAIGKIGGIRAKEALSEAKGKEKDETVQQEIQKAEIMLQ